From the genome of candidate division TA06 bacterium, one region includes:
- a CDS encoding AAA family ATPase, translating into MKLEASLVRYLGQPLAEKLEGGKLSGEEAKQATEKLKKLFGSLSPYLPRGLHGRLQGLGKGEKLSAAILLADVSGFTTLSERLSRTGKEGAEEVTNIINSYFSPLIKITLKYGGDLVRFGGDSITVIFEPLPGESAGKERRSAQAAWEMAEFVKNFAEVKTSIGSFPVGLHLALHTGSFTACQVGNQADGLQYLLAGQSAATAARLEDEAEAGQILISKEMQQALAGSVRTEKKAEDSFHLQELTGQSPAGHEQQDGGEQNPETLARKIQDLAAFLPPWLFQRLITDHKSGAQSGEHTRATVLFLSFSGLDFDNDASAVAKLQNYYQVLQQTVKSYDGHINKIDSGQNGQRALILFGAPQSHEDDEIRAALCGLEMLSHQEFSYSGMHQKFGINSGYVFAGTVGSAVRREYTAMGDEVNLAARLMASASEEELLVTEATHRKCKNKFTADPLGERQFKGKVHPISIFKVTGKKEGGDDIFAKWISESKAIVGRNQERELLNQAVDKTLLGKGQIVSIVGEAGIGKSRLTRDLTSRWMEHGYSLFGGSCQSYGQAISYLPWSELLEAYLGLKKTDSPEQKAQKIEKALAIIDPQLKDWAPILGEVTGVQMPETQLTKSLDAKLRQQRLFDLVLDLAGWGASQEPLMLILEDLHWADSASMELLNYLARNIGDKAILLCLVYRPLETQHEFAAKDYHHGISLKELTPEESLELVRSLLAIEGMPPELEALILKKSQGNPFFVEEVVKSLIEQKVVDEKDGKWQVIDSEVRNVNIPDTVQGVIKSRVDRLSYETKEVLQFASVIGREFNFNLLSGIYPKKEQIKTVLADLNRFDLVLMEGDDAYLFKHIMTQEVAYDSLPFAKRRELHNTIGDQLEEIHQDKIEEAFGLLAHHYYHANNWEPAFFYSVEAGDKAKKVYANQEALAHYDRSLEIFDKMVEAGMLPELTRRIEEEIKAEEDKKALGAK; encoded by the coding sequence ATGAAACTTGAAGCCAGCCTGGTAAGATATCTGGGACAGCCTTTGGCAGAAAAGCTTGAGGGCGGAAAGCTTTCGGGCGAAGAAGCCAAGCAGGCCACCGAAAAACTGAAAAAACTGTTTGGATCCTTGTCCCCCTATCTCCCCCGGGGCCTGCATGGCAGGCTGCAGGGACTGGGCAAGGGAGAAAAGCTTTCCGCCGCCATCCTGCTGGCCGACGTCTCCGGGTTCACCACTTTGTCGGAGAGGCTGTCCCGCACCGGCAAGGAGGGGGCCGAAGAGGTCACCAACATCATCAACAGCTATTTTTCGCCGCTTATCAAGATCACCCTTAAATACGGGGGCGACCTGGTCCGCTTCGGCGGAGATTCCATCACCGTCATCTTTGAACCCCTTCCGGGCGAATCCGCCGGCAAGGAACGCCGGTCCGCCCAGGCCGCTTGGGAGATGGCCGAGTTCGTCAAGAATTTCGCCGAGGTCAAGACCTCCATCGGCTCGTTCCCGGTGGGGTTGCACCTGGCCCTGCATACCGGAAGCTTCACCGCCTGTCAGGTGGGCAACCAGGCCGACGGTCTGCAGTACCTGCTGGCCGGCCAATCGGCCGCCACTGCCGCCCGGCTGGAGGACGAGGCCGAGGCGGGCCAGATACTGATATCCAAAGAGATGCAGCAGGCTTTAGCCGGTTCGGTCAGGACCGAAAAGAAGGCCGAAGATTCTTTCCATCTGCAGGAACTGACCGGCCAATCCCCGGCCGGGCACGAACAGCAGGACGGCGGCGAACAGAACCCGGAAACTTTGGCCCGGAAGATCCAGGATTTGGCGGCTTTCCTGCCGCCCTGGCTTTTCCAGCGGCTGATCACCGACCACAAGTCCGGAGCCCAGAGCGGGGAGCATACCAGGGCCACCGTTCTGTTCCTCAGTTTCTCCGGCCTGGATTTTGACAACGACGCCAGCGCGGTGGCCAAACTGCAGAACTATTACCAGGTGCTGCAGCAGACGGTGAAATCATACGACGGTCACATCAATAAAATAGATTCCGGACAGAACGGCCAGCGGGCTTTGATCCTGTTCGGCGCTCCCCAGTCCCACGAGGACGACGAGATCCGGGCCGCCCTGTGCGGGCTGGAGATGCTTTCGCACCAGGAATTCTCCTACAGCGGAATGCACCAGAAATTCGGGATCAACTCGGGCTATGTGTTTGCCGGGACGGTGGGCTCGGCGGTCCGCCGGGAATACACCGCCATGGGCGACGAGGTGAACCTGGCCGCCCGGCTGATGGCCTCGGCCAGCGAAGAGGAACTGCTGGTGACCGAGGCCACTCACCGCAAGTGCAAGAACAAATTTACGGCCGACCCGTTGGGCGAGCGCCAGTTCAAGGGCAAGGTCCATCCCATCAGCATCTTCAAGGTCACCGGAAAAAAGGAGGGCGGCGACGACATATTCGCCAAGTGGATCTCCGAGTCCAAAGCCATAGTGGGTCGCAACCAGGAACGGGAGCTTTTGAACCAGGCTGTCGATAAGACGCTTTTGGGCAAAGGCCAGATAGTTTCCATAGTGGGCGAAGCCGGCATCGGCAAGTCGCGCCTGACCCGCGATCTCACCAGCCGCTGGATGGAGCACGGCTACAGCCTGTTCGGCGGCAGCTGCCAGTCTTACGGCCAGGCTATCAGTTACCTGCCCTGGTCCGAACTGCTGGAGGCCTACCTGGGGCTTAAAAAGACCGACAGCCCGGAGCAGAAGGCCCAGAAAATTGAAAAGGCCCTGGCCATAATAGATCCCCAGCTTAAGGATTGGGCCCCCATCCTGGGCGAGGTCACCGGGGTCCAGATGCCCGAGACCCAGCTCACCAAATCGCTGGACGCCAAGCTGCGCCAGCAGAGGTTGTTTGACCTGGTGCTGGATCTGGCCGGATGGGGCGCCTCCCAGGAACCGCTGATGCTGATATTGGAGGATCTGCATTGGGCCGACAGCGCTTCCATGGAACTGCTAAATTATCTGGCCCGCAACATCGGTGATAAGGCAATTCTATTGTGCCTGGTCTACCGGCCGCTGGAGACCCAGCACGAATTTGCCGCCAAGGATTACCACCACGGAATCAGCTTGAAAGAACTGACCCCGGAGGAGAGTTTGGAATTAGTGCGGTCGCTTTTGGCCATCGAAGGGATGCCGCCGGAGCTGGAGGCCCTGATCCTTAAAAAATCCCAGGGCAACCCTTTCTTCGTGGAAGAAGTGGTAAAGTCGCTGATCGAGCAGAAGGTGGTGGACGAAAAAGACGGCAAGTGGCAGGTGATAGATTCCGAGGTCCGCAACGTCAACATCCCCGACACCGTCCAGGGGGTCATCAAGAGCCGGGTGGACCGCTTAAGCTACGAAACCAAGGAGGTGCTGCAGTTCGCTTCGGTGATCGGGCGGGAGTTCAACTTTAACCTGCTGTCCGGCATCTACCCCAAAAAGGAGCAGATCAAGACGGTGCTGGCCGACCTCAACCGCTTTGACCTGGTGCTGATGGAAGGCGATGACGCCTACCTTTTCAAGCACATCATGACCCAGGAAGTGGCCTACGACAGCCTGCCCTTTGCCAAGCGGCGCGAGCTGCACAACACCATCGGCGACCAGCTGGAGGAGATCCACCAGGACAAGATCGAGGAAGCCTTCGGCCTGCTGGCCCACCATTACTATCACGCCAACAACTGGGAGCCGGCCTTCTTCTATTCGGTGGAGGCCGGGGACAAGGCCAAAAAGGTCTATGCCAACCAGGAGGCCCTGGCCCACTACGACCGGTCGCTGGAGATATTTGACAAGATGGTGGAGGCTGGAATGCTGCCGGAGCTGACCAGAAGGATAGAAGAGGAGATCAAGGCCGAGGAGGACAAAAAGGCGCTGGGAGCGAAATAG
- a CDS encoding M28 family peptidase, with translation MKKASSKTSLFTKAAGRLRAVAAMFIIAAGFLWIGMVPLAPPPALSDNAAPDLFSAGRALRHVEAISQSPRPIGSAGHSLTAEYITAELKLLGIETRRQETSTAFSPEGRVTVSGRVVNIAGRIKGTNGGGSIVLVAHYDSEPTTCGAGDNGAAVAALLETARALSLDRRFKNDVIFLFSDGEETDLLGARAFISEHPWAKNIGMVMNFEARGVTGPAIMFQTCGNDLLLAKEFSKAVKRPLAYSFSQEIYRVMGNITDFNVFKEAVCPGYNFAFIDGAYAYSNMFDTPGSLDNRSLQHHGDYALGLVRSQGDEDLSRLRLQSDAVFFSLPWYGLAVYSRQAATLLVVCIILLFFLLLIWGVMKKTLSIKGVLGGSLAALLSIIVASVAAHFLWQLLKGIQPGSLKLFWNKPLSAAIVLLGLSLTALVQRWAAGKTGLKNLMAGWLFWIMLFLAAASLWAPGASYLFAWPLLGGLAGLSLMMLESRSIPIETSITAAFALWAGPALVLAAPALYLVFTAMTLELAGLLIVPAILFSGPLVQMVLMVSKKRSMIFGVSLFVLFLILTGLECFRLNAEKDFPREDVLFYCLNADSSSAIWASSDQKPDEWTIEFFGPQPGRRRIENYLPAVRAREFLAAPAPVFPLPAPEMKVLEDRDTLGFRRLSFRIKTVRQALVIYVSINQEAELLECTIDGKTVRVNTGNQSAAPTAWSIDCYKPPVTGVVISVLLKKHCPVDISVTDRTEGFESFPGYKVKPRPAYITPAPVGFGNAVFVTKIHHL, from the coding sequence ATGAAAAAAGCCTCAAGCAAAACCAGCCTTTTTACTAAAGCTGCCGGGCGCCTGCGGGCCGTGGCCGCAATGTTCATAATTGCCGCCGGTTTCCTGTGGATAGGGATGGTTCCTTTGGCTCCCCCGCCAGCTCTTTCTGATAACGCCGCCCCGGACTTGTTTTCGGCCGGCCGGGCCTTAAGGCATGTGGAAGCCATATCCCAAAGCCCCCGGCCGATTGGATCGGCCGGACACAGCCTGACGGCCGAGTATATAACGGCCGAACTGAAGCTACTGGGGATCGAGACCAGGCGGCAGGAAACCTCTACGGCATTCTCCCCGGAAGGCAGGGTAACTGTGTCCGGTAGAGTGGTCAACATCGCCGGAAGGATAAAAGGCACCAACGGGGGCGGATCGATAGTCCTGGTGGCCCATTACGATTCCGAACCCACCACCTGCGGGGCCGGCGACAATGGCGCAGCGGTGGCTGCGTTGCTGGAAACGGCCCGGGCCCTGTCCCTGGATCGCCGGTTTAAGAACGATGTGATCTTTCTTTTCAGCGACGGTGAAGAGACCGACCTTTTGGGGGCCAGGGCTTTCATTTCGGAGCATCCTTGGGCCAAAAATATCGGAATGGTCATGAATTTTGAGGCCAGGGGAGTAACCGGACCGGCCATAATGTTTCAAACCTGCGGCAACGATCTTCTCTTGGCAAAGGAATTCTCTAAGGCGGTAAAGCGGCCCCTGGCCTATTCGTTCTCACAGGAGATTTACCGGGTGATGGGGAACATCACTGATTTTAATGTTTTTAAAGAGGCCGTTTGTCCGGGTTATAATTTTGCCTTCATCGACGGGGCCTATGCCTACAGCAACATGTTCGATACCCCCGGCAGCCTGGATAACCGCAGTCTCCAGCATCACGGCGATTATGCCTTGGGATTGGTCCGCAGCCAGGGGGACGAAGACCTAAGCCGTCTCCGGCTTCAGAGTGATGCGGTTTTTTTCAGTCTGCCCTGGTACGGTTTAGCGGTCTATTCCCGGCAGGCGGCCACGCTATTGGTAGTCTGCATTATCCTCTTGTTTTTCCTGCTGCTGATATGGGGAGTGATGAAAAAAACATTATCAATTAAAGGGGTATTGGGAGGATCTCTGGCAGCACTCTTGAGCATTATAGTGGCATCTGTCGCGGCGCATTTTTTGTGGCAATTACTGAAGGGAATCCAGCCCGGCAGTTTAAAATTGTTCTGGAACAAACCGCTTTCCGCAGCCATTGTCCTGCTGGGACTTTCACTAACCGCTTTAGTGCAGAGATGGGCCGCCGGAAAGACCGGGCTGAAAAACCTGATGGCCGGATGGTTATTTTGGATCATGTTGTTCCTGGCGGCGGCCAGCCTGTGGGCCCCGGGGGCCAGCTATCTTTTTGCCTGGCCCCTGCTGGGCGGGCTGGCCGGGCTGAGCCTGATGATGCTTGAGTCGAGGTCCATTCCCATAGAAACCTCAATCACTGCAGCCTTTGCCCTTTGGGCCGGGCCGGCCTTGGTCCTGGCAGCGCCTGCCCTGTACCTGGTCTTTACGGCCATGACTCTGGAGCTTGCCGGGTTGCTGATAGTTCCGGCCATTCTCTTTTCCGGGCCGCTGGTTCAAATGGTTCTGATGGTCAGTAAAAAAAGAAGCATGATTTTTGGGGTATCTCTGTTCGTACTGTTCTTGATTCTGACGGGGCTGGAATGCTTTCGCCTGAATGCTGAAAAGGATTTTCCCAGGGAGGATGTCCTTTTCTACTGCCTTAACGCCGACAGTTCCTCGGCGATCTGGGCCAGTTCCGATCAAAAGCCAGATGAGTGGACAATAGAATTCTTTGGTCCGCAACCGGGCCGAAGACGGATCGAAAACTATCTGCCAGCTGTCAGGGCCAGGGAATTTCTGGCAGCCCCGGCTCCGGTCTTTCCCCTGCCTGCCCCGGAGATGAAAGTTCTTGAAGACAGGGACACGTTAGGTTTCCGCCGGCTCAGCTTCCGGATAAAGACCGTACGCCAGGCCTTGGTAATATATGTATCAATCAACCAGGAGGCAGAATTGCTGGAATGCACCATTGACGGGAAAACAGTCCGCGTCAATACCGGCAATCAATCCGCTGCGCCCACAGCCTGGTCCATAGACTGTTATAAACCCCCGGTAACCGGCGTTGTAATATCCGTTCTATTGAAAAAACACTGCCCGGTCGATATCAGTGTGACCGACCGGACCGAGGGGTTCGAATCATTTCCGGGTTACAAGGTCAAACCGCGGCCTGCTTATATAACTCCCGCGCCGGTAGGATTCGGTAACGCTGTTTTTGTGACTAAGATTCATCATCTATGA
- a CDS encoding 4'-phosphopantetheinyl transferase superfamily protein — MEIWAVKITEPIPDPLFRELLAKTSREESKRIGSFRQSADAERALVSILLRNAVLGDKLRLSPEQLAFGKSEYGKPYLLTTEGLHFNLTHSGIWVAAVFDKQPVGIDIEEIREIDLDIAQRYFSEQEHRDLTGKSPGERIAYFYDLWTLKESYIKALGKGLSVPLGSFTIKKSPHAAISLKCQAAAGTWHFRQYKIDPGYKLSICAGSPGFPDAVTVMDINELIGRN; from the coding sequence ATGGAAATCTGGGCGGTAAAAATCACGGAACCCATACCTGACCCCTTGTTCCGGGAGTTGCTGGCCAAAACCAGCAGGGAGGAAAGCAAACGCATAGGTTCCTTCCGGCAGAGCGCGGATGCCGAAAGGGCCCTAGTGTCAATTTTGTTGAGGAATGCCGTACTGGGCGATAAACTCCGCCTTTCTCCGGAACAACTGGCATTTGGGAAAAGCGAATATGGAAAACCGTATCTTTTGACCACAGAAGGTCTGCACTTCAACCTTACGCATTCGGGGATATGGGTGGCGGCGGTCTTCGATAAGCAACCGGTGGGAATAGATATCGAAGAGATCCGGGAGATAGACCTGGACATAGCCCAAAGATATTTTTCCGAGCAAGAACACCGGGACCTGACGGGAAAATCACCCGGTGAACGGATTGCTTATTTTTACGACCTGTGGACCCTTAAGGAAAGCTATATCAAAGCGCTGGGAAAGGGTCTTTCGGTGCCGCTGGGTTCGTTCACAATAAAAAAGTCCCCTCACGCTGCCATATCCCTCAAGTGTCAGGCAGCGGCGGGAACCTGGCATTTCAGGCAATACAAAATTGACCCAGGGTACAAACTTTCAATTTGCGCCGGCAGCCCGGGCTTTCCCGATGCCGTCACGGTAATGGATATCAACGAACTTATAGGCAGGAATTAG